In the Parasteatoda tepidariorum isolate YZ-2023 chromosome 3, CAS_Ptep_4.0, whole genome shotgun sequence genome, one interval contains:
- the LOC107451194 gene encoding N-glycosylase/DNA lyase isoform X2, which translates to MWRKLSCNFMELNLDITLGGGQSFRWTKLDIGHWIGVIENSVFSLKQDENGNLLYFVHRSLNKGSNIDCDSLPSKRRKKTKKEPVYNSSQDSSYFESSLKDYFNLDIKLMDYYNVWSKADENFKKVSEGYNGIRILRQPPVENLFSFICSANNNIPRITSMVEKLCSNYGEKIAECEGKLFYTFPAIRRLAQDDVEAKLRELGFGYRAKYIAQTAKYLHEKKPDNWFTSLRNMPYEKAHEELQALPGVGAKVADCVCLMSLDKYNAIPVDTHIWQVTVKDYLPHLKNAKALTNKIYQQIGDFYRERFGDYAGWANTVLFAADLKMFKK; encoded by the exons atgtGGCGTAAATTATCCTGCAACTTTATGGAATTAAATCTGGATATTACTCTTGGTGGGGGCCAATCATTTAG gTGGACAAAATTAGACATTGGTCATTGGATTGGAGTGATAGAAAACTCAGTTTTCTCTTTAAAACAAGATGAAAATggtaatttattgtattttgtacATAGATCTTTAAACAAAGGATCAAACATTGACTGTGATAGTTTACCATCAAAAAGGcgaaaaaagacaaaaaaggaACCAGTGTACAATTCTTCACAAGACTCAtcttattttgaaagtagtttaaaagattattttaaccTAGATATCAAGTTAATGGATTATTATAATGTGTGGAGTAAAGCGGATGAAAACTTTAAGAAGGTCTCAGAAGGATACAACGGTATCAGAATATTACGCCAACCTCCTGTAGagaatcttttttctttcatatgttCAGCTAATAACAACATACCcag aattACAAGTATGGTGGAAAAGTTATGTTCAAACTATGGAGAGAAAATTGCTGAATGTgagggaaaattattttatacttttccaGCAATTAGACGTTTAGCTCAAGATGATGTGGAAGCCAAATTAAGAGAACTGGGTTTTGGTTACAGAGCTAAATACATTGCACAAACTGCtaaatatttacatgaaaaaaagcCTGATAATTGGTTTACAAGTTTGAGAAATATGCCATATGAGAAAGCTCACGAAGAATTGCAAGCTTTACCTGGAGTTGGAGCTAAA GTTGCTGATTGCGTTTGTCTCATGTCTCTTGATAAATATAATGCTATTCCAGTTGATACCCATATTTGGCAAGTGACTGTTAAAGATTATTTGCCCCATCTTAAGAATGCTAAAgcgttaacaaataaaatatatcaacaaatag gtgatttttacaGAGAAAGATTTGGAGATTACGCTGGATGGGCAAACACA GTCTTGTTTGCTGCTGATTTAAAGATGTTCAAGAAGTAA
- the LOC107451194 gene encoding N-glycosylase/DNA lyase isoform X1, with amino-acid sequence MWRKLSCNFMELNLDITLGGGQSFRWTKLDIGHWIGVIENSVFSLKQDENGNLLYFVHRSLNKGSNIDCDSLPSKRRKKTKKEPVYNSSQDSSYFESSLKDYFNLDIKLMDYYNVWSKADENFKKVSEGYNGIRILRQPPVENLFSFICSANNNIPRITSMVEKLCSNYGEKIAECEGKLFYTFPAIRRLAQDDVEAKLRELGFGYRAKYIAQTAKYLHEKKPDNWFTSLRNMPYEKAHEELQALPGVGAKVADCVCLMSLDKYNAIPVDTHIWQVTVKDYLPHLKNAKALTNKIYQQIGDFYRERFGDYAGWANTVCMLHYFYFRVQVVRSKSEYAYAI; translated from the exons atgtGGCGTAAATTATCCTGCAACTTTATGGAATTAAATCTGGATATTACTCTTGGTGGGGGCCAATCATTTAG gTGGACAAAATTAGACATTGGTCATTGGATTGGAGTGATAGAAAACTCAGTTTTCTCTTTAAAACAAGATGAAAATggtaatttattgtattttgtacATAGATCTTTAAACAAAGGATCAAACATTGACTGTGATAGTTTACCATCAAAAAGGcgaaaaaagacaaaaaaggaACCAGTGTACAATTCTTCACAAGACTCAtcttattttgaaagtagtttaaaagattattttaaccTAGATATCAAGTTAATGGATTATTATAATGTGTGGAGTAAAGCGGATGAAAACTTTAAGAAGGTCTCAGAAGGATACAACGGTATCAGAATATTACGCCAACCTCCTGTAGagaatcttttttctttcatatgttCAGCTAATAACAACATACCcag aattACAAGTATGGTGGAAAAGTTATGTTCAAACTATGGAGAGAAAATTGCTGAATGTgagggaaaattattttatacttttccaGCAATTAGACGTTTAGCTCAAGATGATGTGGAAGCCAAATTAAGAGAACTGGGTTTTGGTTACAGAGCTAAATACATTGCACAAACTGCtaaatatttacatgaaaaaaagcCTGATAATTGGTTTACAAGTTTGAGAAATATGCCATATGAGAAAGCTCACGAAGAATTGCAAGCTTTACCTGGAGTTGGAGCTAAA GTTGCTGATTGCGTTTGTCTCATGTCTCTTGATAAATATAATGCTATTCCAGTTGATACCCATATTTGGCAAGTGACTGTTAAAGATTATTTGCCCCATCTTAAGAATGCTAAAgcgttaacaaataaaatatatcaacaaatag gtgatttttacaGAGAAAGATTTGGAGATTACGCTGGATGGGCAAACACAGTATGTATGCTGCATTATTTCTATTTCAGGGTTCAAGTTGTCAGATCTAAAAGTGAATATGCCTATGCTATTTGA
- the LOC107451196 gene encoding transmembrane protein 138, translating into MRSSRYLPVLLLQNALLFIDILLNAFGDFGRSEFVILLVLSVVQDIGIICNVIILFLMFANTYVFRAGLLGILISRYRFTLITCFVYLAITIAWHFWNLKLIWDNPYAYNWTTYLLVLFILQKSCAVFYYYFYKRTSLLIVDPCFYDDSEWLKLKISKEQRA; encoded by the coding sequence ATGCGAAGCTCAAGATATTTACCAGTGTTGCTATTACAAAAtgcacttttatttattgatatccTTTTGAATGCTTTCGGTGATTTCGGTAGAtctgaatttgttattttacttgtGCTATCAGTTGTTCAAGACATAGGAATCATATGCaatgtcataattttatttttgatgtttgcTAACACATACGTATTTCGTGCTGGGTTGTTAGGAATACTGATTTCTAGATATCgttttacattaattacatGTTTCGTTTACCTGGCAATAACAATAGCTTGGCATTTTTGGAACCTTAAACTCATTTGGGATAATCCATATGCGTATAACTGGACTACATATTTgcttgttttgtttatattacaaaaaagttgtgcagtattttattactacttttataaaagaactTCTCTGCTAATTGTTGACCCATGTTTTTATGACGACAGTGAGTggctaaaattgaaaatttctaaagaacAAAGAGCAT